In a genomic window of Columba livia isolate bColLiv1 breed racing homer chromosome 4, bColLiv1.pat.W.v2, whole genome shotgun sequence:
- the TADA2B gene encoding transcriptional adapter 2-beta isoform X1 has translation MAELGKKYCVYCLAEVSSLRFRCTDCADIELCPDCFSAGAEIGPHRRWHGYQLVDGGRFTLWGAEAEGGWSSREEQLLLDAIEQFGFGNWEDMAAHVGASRTPQEVMEHYVSMYIHGNLGKACIPDTIPNRVTDHTCPSGGPLSPSLTTPLPPLDISVAEQQQLGYMPLRDDYEIEYDQDAETLISGLSVNYDDDDVEIELKRAHVDMYVRKLKERQRRKNIARDYNLVPAFLGKDKKDKEKAPKRKITKEEKELRLKLRPLYQFMSCKEFEDFFENMHKERILRAKIRELQRYRRNGITKMEESAEYEAARHKREKRKENKNIASSKRGKEDGKEGEFAAIENLPGFELLSDREKVLCSSLNLSPARYVTVKTIIIKDHLQKRQGIPSKSRLPSYLDKVLKKRILNFLTESGWISRDAS, from the exons ATGGCGGAACTGGGGAAGAAGTACTGCGTGTACTGCCTGGCCGAGGTGAGCTCCCTGCGCTTCCGCTGCACCGACTGCGCCGACATCGAGCTCTGCCCCGACTGCTTCTCGGCGGGCGCCGAGATCGGCCCGCACCGCCGATGGCACGGCTACCAGCTCGTCGACGGCGGCCGCTTCACCCTGTGGGGCGCCGAGGCCGAGGGCGGCTGGAGCAGCCgggaggagcagctgctgctggacgCCATCGAGCAGTTCGGCTTCGGCAACTGG GAGGACATGGCTGCTCACGTGGGGGCATCCCGGACGCCTCAGGAGGTGATGGAACATTACGTGAGCATGTACATCCACGGCAACCTGGGCAAAGCCTGCATCCCTGACACCATTCCCAACAGAGTGACGGACCACACGTGTCCCAGCGGCGGCCCGCTTTCCCCCAGCCTCACCACGCCGCTCCCGCCCTTGGACATCTCGGTGgccgagcagcagcagctgggttACATGCCGCTGCGGGACGACTACGAGATCGAATACGATCAAGACGCGGAGACTCTGATCAGCGGCCTTTCGGTGAACTATGACGATGATGACGTGGAAATAGAGTTAAAAAGGGCTCACGTGGACATGTACGTCAGGAAACTCAAGGAGAGGCAACGGCGGAAGAACATTGCACGAGACTATAACTTGGTGCCAGCCTTTCTGGGGAAGGATAAAAAGGACAAGGAGAAAGCTCCCAAACGAAAGATcacaaaagaagagaaggagctGAGGCTGAAACTGAGGCCTCTCTACCAGTTCATGTCTTGTAAGGAGTTTGAAGACTTCTTTGAGAACATGCACAAGGAGAGGATACTTCGAGCAAAGATTCGGGAGCTGCAGCGGTATCGTCGAAACGGAATCACCAAAATGGAAGAGTCGGCAGAATACGAGGCAGCCAGGCACAAACgggaaaagaggaaggagaacaaaaacATTGCTAGTTCCAAGAGGGGGAAGGAAGATGGTAAAGAAGGTGAATTTGCTGCCATTGAAAACCTGCCAGGCTTTGAACTCTTATCGGACAGGGAAAAGGTGCTGTGCAGCTCTCTAAATTTGAGTCCTGCACGTTACGTGACTGTAAAAACTATAATCATTAAAGACCATCTCCAAAAAAGACAAGGAATTCCTTCCAAGAGTCGCCTTCCCAGTTACTTAGATAAGGTACTgaagaaaaggattttaaaCTTTCTAACAGAAAGTGGTTGGATATCCAGGGATGCTTCATGA
- the TADA2B gene encoding transcriptional adapter 2-beta isoform X2, with protein MAELGKKYCVYCLAEEDMAAHVGASRTPQEVMEHYVSMYIHGNLGKACIPDTIPNRVTDHTCPSGGPLSPSLTTPLPPLDISVAEQQQLGYMPLRDDYEIEYDQDAETLISGLSVNYDDDDVEIELKRAHVDMYVRKLKERQRRKNIARDYNLVPAFLGKDKKDKEKAPKRKITKEEKELRLKLRPLYQFMSCKEFEDFFENMHKERILRAKIRELQRYRRNGITKMEESAEYEAARHKREKRKENKNIASSKRGKEDGKEGEFAAIENLPGFELLSDREKVLCSSLNLSPARYVTVKTIIIKDHLQKRQGIPSKSRLPSYLDKVLKKRILNFLTESGWISRDAS; from the exons ATGGCGGAACTGGGGAAGAAGTACTGCGTGTACTGCCTGGCCGAG GAGGACATGGCTGCTCACGTGGGGGCATCCCGGACGCCTCAGGAGGTGATGGAACATTACGTGAGCATGTACATCCACGGCAACCTGGGCAAAGCCTGCATCCCTGACACCATTCCCAACAGAGTGACGGACCACACGTGTCCCAGCGGCGGCCCGCTTTCCCCCAGCCTCACCACGCCGCTCCCGCCCTTGGACATCTCGGTGgccgagcagcagcagctgggttACATGCCGCTGCGGGACGACTACGAGATCGAATACGATCAAGACGCGGAGACTCTGATCAGCGGCCTTTCGGTGAACTATGACGATGATGACGTGGAAATAGAGTTAAAAAGGGCTCACGTGGACATGTACGTCAGGAAACTCAAGGAGAGGCAACGGCGGAAGAACATTGCACGAGACTATAACTTGGTGCCAGCCTTTCTGGGGAAGGATAAAAAGGACAAGGAGAAAGCTCCCAAACGAAAGATcacaaaagaagagaaggagctGAGGCTGAAACTGAGGCCTCTCTACCAGTTCATGTCTTGTAAGGAGTTTGAAGACTTCTTTGAGAACATGCACAAGGAGAGGATACTTCGAGCAAAGATTCGGGAGCTGCAGCGGTATCGTCGAAACGGAATCACCAAAATGGAAGAGTCGGCAGAATACGAGGCAGCCAGGCACAAACgggaaaagaggaaggagaacaaaaacATTGCTAGTTCCAAGAGGGGGAAGGAAGATGGTAAAGAAGGTGAATTTGCTGCCATTGAAAACCTGCCAGGCTTTGAACTCTTATCGGACAGGGAAAAGGTGCTGTGCAGCTCTCTAAATTTGAGTCCTGCACGTTACGTGACTGTAAAAACTATAATCATTAAAGACCATCTCCAAAAAAGACAAGGAATTCCTTCCAAGAGTCGCCTTCCCAGTTACTTAGATAAGGTACTgaagaaaaggattttaaaCTTTCTAACAGAAAGTGGTTGGATATCCAGGGATGCTTCATGA
- the CFAP184 gene encoding coiled-coil domain-containing protein 96, translating into MEAAAKPEELSPGAPGEPPGPEVLDGPGEPAEPQPCEPEKLGLEEKEPSGPSEPSEPEVAAGPPGLSVAEPSAGGVGAEESSSEDESAGAAPPAAPAEEPLAPPAPAVPGGAEQGGGQEDSAEENEEERQERDELLEQYGQLSGERDRLRQASSRLQMRLAQLLRLRQGARRPRAERGSAQLYGQLLRRLQELRQQRELVAAECRGRLEIRERAGEERQTRAQAEWTVFQARKKAVTVSSLCRQLGGEAAAKAAAHIQDREWDKEQRVREARVENIKLKHEIQNLEATLKAQAEEAEGQPFVDLEQMKKENQKHSKRVDDLSDEILKLKKKVANAVHILSQFREKLQFVEADNAGRKAELMDIETDLAQKRDVLTKSKQARDRLRKLNLKLQQQCGLLGNEILLRDFEEKVDAEELLRQQLETLKRHHAGLIVTCRGIQKKIKKANYSVLAEDN; encoded by the exons ATGGAGGCAGCGGCAAAGCCGGAGGAGCTGAGCCCGGGTGCCCCAGGGGAGCCGCCAGGGCCCGAGGTGCTCGACGGGCCCGGGGAGCCCGCGGAACCGCAGCCCTGCGAGCCAGAGaagctggggctggaggagaaggagccGTCGGGGCCCTCGGAACCGTCAGAGCCAGAGGTCGCGGCGGGACCGCCGGGGCTGTCGGTGGCCGAGCCATCAGCCGGCGGTGTCGGGGCGGAGGAGTCGAGCAGCGAGGACGAGTCGGCGGGCGCAGCGCCTCCCGCCGCGCCGGCTGAGGAACCCCTGgctcccccggccccggccgTCCCCGGCGGAGCCGAGCAGGGGGGCGGTCAGGAGGACTCCGCGGAGGAGAACGAGGAGGAGCGGCAGGAGCGGGacgagctgctggagcagtacGGGCAGCTGTCGGGCGAGCGGGACCGGCTGCGGCAGGCCAGCTCCCGCCTGCAGATGCGGCTGGcgcagctgctgcggctgcgGCAGGGAGcgcggcggccccgggcggAGCGGGGCTCGGCGCAGCTGTACGGGCAGCTCCTGCGACGGCTGCAGGAGCTGCGGCAGCAGCGGGAGCTGGTGGCCGCTGAGTGCCGAGGCCGGCTGGAGATCCGGGAGAGGGCCGGCGAAGAGCGGCAGACCCGGGCCCAGGCCGAGTGGACCGTCTTCCAGGCCCGCAAGAAGGCGGTGACCGTGTCCAGCCTCTGCCGGCAGCTGGGCGGCGAGGCGGCGGCGAAGGCAGCGGCACACATCCAGGACAGGGAGTGGGACAAGGAACAGCGAGTGCGGGAG GCCCGTGTGGAAAACATCAAGCTGAAGCATGAAATCCAAAACCTTGAAGCCACCTTGAAAGCTCAGGCAGAAGAGGCGGAGGGTCAGCCTTTTGTGGACTTAGagcaaatgaagaaagagaatcagaaacacagcaaaagggTTGATGACCTCAGTGATGAAATCCTGAAGCTCAAAAAGAAGGTAGCAAATGCAGTACATATTCTCAGCCAGTTCAGGGAAAAACTACAGTTTGTGGAAGCCGATAATGCAGGCAGAAAGGCTGAACTGATGGACATCGAGACCGACTTGGCACAGAAGAGAGACGTTCTGACCAAAAGCAAACAGGCCAGAGACAGACTGCGGAAACTCAATTTGAAATTGCAGCAGCAATGTGGGTTGCTTGGAAATGAGATATTGCTTCGGGACTTTGAGGAGAAGGTGGATGCTGAAGAGCTGCTACGTCAGCAATTAGAAACACTGAAACGTCACCATGCTGGGCTAATTGTTACTTGTAGGGGAATTCAGAAAAAGATTAAGAAAGCCAATTACTCTGTTCTTGCTGAGGACAACTGA